The Miscanthus floridulus cultivar M001 chromosome 7, ASM1932011v1, whole genome shotgun sequence genome includes a region encoding these proteins:
- the LOC136467694 gene encoding uncharacterized protein — protein MGTHDTSRGLTFPACSRSPPQLSFSPPLSNVANAMSPGGARVGDRGGGGDGNKKPPPPTPGAHPRYIPKRGSVLKGIVRGVLGLISTLIGAPANSGVHRVRPAPPGEGGDDGTEQGK, from the coding sequence ATGGGGACGCACGATACAAGCCGCGGCCTCACTTTCCCTGCGTGCTCGCGCTCCCCACCTCAGCTCAGCTTCAGCCCGCCGCTCTCCAACGTAGCCAACGCCATGAGTCCCGGAGGTGCGCGCGTGGgggaccgcggcggcggcggcgatggcaacAAGAAGCCGCCCCCGCCGACTCCGGGAGCACATCCGCGCTACATCCCCAAGAGAGGGTCGGTGCTGAAGGGGATCGTTCGCGGCGTGCTGGGCCTCATCTCCACGCTGATCGGCGCTCCGGCGAACTCCGGCGTCCACCGCGTGCGCCCGGCGCCGCCCGGGGAAGGAGGTGATGATGGCACGGAGCAGGGGAAATAG